In Haladaptatus cibarius D43, the sequence AGAGATAGGAATGGTATGCTGGACACAGAGGATGCATTCAGCAACGTAGTATCGACAAACGGTGTGGTTCTCGGTAAATTCGTCATCGGTTGTCCTTCGGCAACCGGATGAGACAAAAGCGATTCATCTACCTCTGCCGCCTACGAGATGAATTCCGTGACAATCCGGCCTTCAGCTCGATGGAGGACACCACTAGCCGCCGATTGATTGACACCCAATATTTCTGCAAGTTCGACTAACGTACAGCCGCGAGGGCTGTCGTAATAGCCCCGTTCAACTGCTTCAGTGATGACCTCCCGCTGGCGCTCGGTCAGAAGCCCGTTCGAGTCGTATGAATGGGTTAACGACAGTATCTCGTACGGAATATGAGCCGCCGCTAACTCGGTAGTCAACTCCGACAACTGCTCCTGTGAAGTAGTTTGTTCACCCGATGCCCACCCATCTCGGATGATGATAGGAAATCGTGGGAGAATGCCCATCGAACGTCTCGCCTCATACGTTGACGGCATCGGAAACACCAACTGGATCATTACTGTCCCGTCGCTGGAATGGAGCACTTCGTACGAGCGCACCTCCGGTGCGTCGTCGAACCGGCGAATGATGGCGTCACCATCCGATGTCGTTACTTCGATCAGTTCGAGCACGCCGTCGTCTACGGGCTGGCTCGTCAGAATCTTGAACTCGGCGTCCGAGAAGTCGGTCGAGACACCAGCCAGCCAGTTGTCGCCGTCTGCCCCGATGTTGACCTTCAGATGTACACGAACCATACTATCAGAATTGGCTGGCGAGTGGCTTAACAGACTTCCCAGCGCGTTAAAAAGGTGAATATATTCACGATTAAATCCGTAGTCTCAGCAATCGTAGTAAATCCATGCCTCTCGTCGGAGACAAGGACAGAACGTTACGAATGAACACTCGTCCGAATCGCGTAAGAGTAGTAGACTATGAGCACAATTGAAACGGTCATCCTCCTCGTGCAAGGGTTGCTCGGACTCATTATGCTGGCTGCGGGCATTGCGAAGCTAATCGGCATTGACCTCGTGGTAGCGGATTTCGACCGATACGGCTATCCAGAGTGGTTCCGATTCGTTACTGGTTGCATCGAGGCATTTGGTGGTCTCGGCTTGCTCGTCGGTCTCGTGTTCGCGCCGATTCTCGCTGTTCTCGGCGGACTGTTAATCGTCGCCACGATGGCCGGGGCCATCCTGACACATCTCTTCCGGGTTGACGATCCGCTCTGGAGATTTGTCGGGCCATCGATCTATCTCACCATCGGACTCCTCGTGACGAGATTCCACCTGCTGTCGTTTTAGCCATCGAAGTACGAGCAGCAGTACTTGCCCCGATTGCGGTAGGGACGGGAGTCGTAGGCACGATTCAAGCGGGATGATCGCCCTCGATAACTACGCGGACGTAGATATGGATGAATTCGTTATGGCTTCGGATGCAAGATACGCGCCCAGTGTTTAGAACGGCCACGTCACTGGTTGTGGATTGTGACAGAGCCAGCCTCGCCTAAAAACGACTACTCGGGCGTAATTCCGTGTCCCGGCCCACCAATCGAAATCTCCGGCCCTCGTTCCGTCGAAATCACATCCTCCGCGAGTAGGAGATTCCCGTCCAAATCGACGTGCGAGAACGACCCGATTCCGGCGACGAGATGCGCGCTCGTATGAATCCCAATCGCACTTTCGAGCATACAGCCAACCATCAACTCGACGTTCGCGGCCTCCGCAATCGACGCGATGTCCGCCGCCGCGAGCAGTCCCGATTTCCCGAGTTTGACGTTGATTACATCCGCGGCATCTTCACGAATCACGCGAATCGCGTCCTCCGGCGTGAACACGGCCTCGTCCGCCGCGACAGGAAACGAAACCGCGTTTCGGGCGCGGGCGAGTCCAGTCACGTCGTCCGCGGGAACCGGTTGCTCTACGAGCGAGCAGTCGATGCCACGCGATTCGAGTTCCTCGGCGAACCGAATCGTCTCCTTGGGTGTCCACCCCTGATTCGCGTCAACCGCCAGTTCCGCGTCCGGCGCGGCGTCGTGAACCGCCTCGACGCGGGCAACGTCGCGCTCGACGGTGGTTCCGGTTTTTATTTTCAGCGAGTCGAATCCCTCCTCGACCGCGCGAGTGGCACGGTCGTTCGCCTCCTCTGGCGGCAGAATCGAAATCGTGAGGTCGGTCGTGACTGGCCGTGGCGACCCGCCGAACAGTTCCGAAAGGGGCGTTTTCCGTTCCCGGCAGTAGGCATCCAGAATCGCGGTTTCGACGGCGAACAGAGCCGACACCATCCCCGGAAACGTAGCGCGGACTTCAGCAATCAGTTCCCGGTAGTCCGCGAGATTTTTTCCTTCCAGCAGTTCGACGGCGGCGCGAGCAGTTGCGAGCGCTGCCTCCTGCGTTTCTCCCGTGACGGGCGTAAGTGGTGAGCCTTCGCCGTATCCGGTCGCGTTCTCGGTTTCGACCGTCACGAGCAGATTGTTCGCGTGGTGCTGTGTCCCAAGCGAGATTTCGAACGGCTCGCGGAGGGGCAAATCGAGCGCCGAGACTGCGGCGTTCTGTATCGTCGTCCGATTGTCCATCTCACAGCACCTCTCGAACCGACGAAAGGAGGTTTTCAGGCCCGTTTTCGTGGTAGACGTTTGCGGCAGGAACGGGATACTCTGCTTTCTCCGGGTCGGTCCACGTCGAAATCCCCGCAACTGTCGCGTCCGACAGTTCAGTGACGAGGTCGATTTCCGTCTCGATGCCCGCGACCGGCCACTGTTCGAAGTGAGTTCGTCGTTCGCGGTCTGGTTCAGCGACCAGCACCACGGCGTCGGGCCACGCGCCGTGCAGGAGCGAAAGCGTGACTCCGGAGTAGGCCCGATGGGTGAGTGCGGCCTGTCCCTCCACGAAAACGATGTCTTGGTCTTCCGCGACGGCGGATACGAGGTCTTCGACGACTCCGGCGGTGAAATCCGCCGGGACGCGGTCGATGACGACTCCGCGGTGTGCGCCGACCATGATTCCCGTTTGGCCGGTGGCGACCCACCCCGCATTCAGCCCGGCACGTTTTGCCGCGCGGTAGAGTTCGAACGTCGTGGTACGCTTGCCGACCGCGCAGTCGGTTCCGACGGTCAAGACTACTTTCGCGTCCGCGTCATCCACGTTTCCATCTCCGACTCGCAGGTCGTCTTCCTCGGGCGGTTTCCGCACGTCGAAGAGTTGGATTCCGTGTTCGTCCGCGAGCGACTGCCACGAGGACTGGTCGGAAAGAAAGACGTGCAGGCCGGAGACGACATCTAGTCCGTCGCGGATGGCTTCCTCGATGTCCGCGACCCATTCGTCCGGCAGTGCACCCCCGGCGGGTGCGACGCCGATGACGAGAGCTTCGGCGTCCGGCGCGCGTTCGATGGCCTCCTCTGTTGAAGCGACGATTGGAACGTTCTCGACGTCGTTTCGCCCGAGAACGTCGCTCGCGTCCTCTCCCGCGTGCGTCGAGTCGATGACCGCTTTCGCGTCGAACAGTTCGCTGTGCATGACGACCCCGTTCGCCGTCTTTCCGTCCATGGTTCCAAAGGCTCCTTCCGCGAGGATAATCGCGGGCGCAGGGGCGTCGAAGGCCTCCCGAAGGTTCATGTGCTACACAGGCGCACAGCCCATGAAAGGTTTGTCCCCTTTTATGGAAGGGTACCCCGCGCTTGCTGTGGGTTTTCGAACAGAAATGAGGTGATACGGAGGGGAGTTTTTAGAAGACGTGTGGAAACGTCGCTGCTGCGTTTGTGAGTATCGTTGGTACCTTCAGACGGCCAGTAGCAAGTCACGCACCACATACCCGTCACGACGAAATTGGTAGTGCGCGACTTACGACAGGTGAGGGTTTTCGATAGCAAGTCACGACTCCAATCATACCGCCACCGCACCGCAATCAGCCACACGCCTCCCCAACCGATTCGCTCACTTGCTGTCGCTCGTTCGCTCATCCCTCGCGCGCTTTTACAAAAATATAAAATCCGATTCGCTAGCCTTCAGTTCGCGGGTTCGATGTTCTGGTTCACGTGGAAGAAGTTGTCCGGGTCGTACTCGGCTTTGACCTCCCGCAGTCGCTCGTAGTTGTCGCCGTAGGTGGCCTGAATCCGGTCTTTGCCTTCTTCCATCATGAAGTTGATATACGACCCACCGACCGTGTGCGGATGCAGGTCGTGCCAGTAGTCGCGCGCCCATTTGATTATTTTCCCGTCGTTTTCGGGGTCGGGGTCAACGCCCACGATGACCATCGACCAGTTGGCGTCGCGGGCGTTCCACGCGGTTTCGTCCGAACCGACGTCGTGAGCCGCCCCGTCGATTGGATAAAGGTGCATCGTGGATTTCGGCGTCGGCATCTCGGCGTGGCGTTTGTGCACCTCGATGGCTTCGTCGAAGAGTTCGCGCACGAAATCGCCTTTCCAGTACCACTGTTCGCCCGGCGGGTAGAGGTCGTCGAACATGCTCTGAAGCGCCGGGTAGGGCATCTCCCCGACGTGTTCGAACAGCGGTTCCGCAACGTCGCGGGCCGTTTGAAACATCTCCTCTGTTTGCTCTTCAGAACCCAGACAGCACCACATCAGGCCACAAACCTTCTCGCCGTGAATCTCCGGTGGGAAGGGGTCACCCGGAACCTCCGCAACCAGATAGAAGGCGTACACGTCTTCTGGCGCTTGTGGGAGCCATTCTCGGTACCAGCGCATCGTGGTTTCGAGTTCCTCGATGGGCCAGAACAGCGGCCCGGCGGTCACTGTGTCCACGGGATGCAGTTCGTACTCGAACGAGACGACCACGCCGAAGTTGCCGCCGCCGCCGCGGAGCGCCCAGAACAAGTCCGGATTTTCGTCTTCGCTTGCATGCACCAGTCGGCCGTCAGCCAGCACGACATCCGCGCTGAGCAGGTTGTCGATTGTCAGGCCGTACTTTCGCGTCAGATAGCCGTGACCGCCGCCGAGCGTCAGGCCGCTGACGCCGGTCGTGGAGATGACCCCGCTAACGGTTGCCAATCCGAAGGCGTGGGTCGCGTAATCCACATCGCCCCACGTGCAACCGGGTTCGACTCGCACGGTTCGTTCGTCGGGGTCAACACGGATACCTGTCATCTCGGACAGGTCGATAACCAATCCGTCGTCCACCAACGACAGGCCAGGCCCACTGTGGCCGCCGCTCCGTATCGCAGTGTCGAAGTCGTTCTCGCGGGCGAAGTTCACGGCCACGATAACGTCACCGACGTTGGCACACTGGACGATGAGTCCGGGATGTTTGTCTATCATCCCGTTGTAAATCGTGCGCGTGTCGTCGTATTCCGCGTCGTCGGGCCGAATCAGCGTCCCCCGAATCCCCTCCCGAAACTGTTCGATGGTTGTTTCGTCTGTTGCTGTCGTCGCCATAGTGTCCTCCGTCTGTCGCGCCCGTCCCGACACCGTTCGTTTCCGGTTCATCACGAAGGGCGCAACTGATTCTACGACAGTATCTGCGTTAGGTGTTACCAAATGACAAAGCCGTCGAATATGCACGGAAAATCGGCACCGACGCAGGTCATCTGCCCACAGGTGGCCTGCGAGAGTCGAAAACTCGTCTAGTCGGACGGTGCGTCGGATTAGGCGACTCAGTTCGCGGTTTGGCGGACTACACGACCCGGTTCGTGATTTCCTCGTCCGCATCGATGTGCTGAACGTTTTCCCGAACCAGTTCCGCGATGTGGTTGTAGTAGTCGATTTCCGCCGCCGCGACGTGCGGCGTGACGACGACCTCGTCCATTTCCCAAAGTGGAGACTCCTCCGGAAGCGGTTCCTCCTCGAACACGTCTAAGGCCGCGCCCGCGATTTCGGCGCTTTCGAGCGCCGAAATCAGCGCGTTCTGGTCGGCGCACTTTCCGCGAGCCACGTTGATGAAGTAGGCGTCCTCGCGCATCGCCTCGAACTCCGCCGCACCCATCAACCCTTCCGTCGCGTCGGTGAGGGGCGTCGCCAAGGCGACGAACCGAGCCTCCGAAATCGCGTCGTGCAGGTCGTCGTTCGCGTACACCTCGCGGACGTGCGGCACCGATTCGGCCGAGCGCCGGACGCCCGTGACGTGCATTCCAATTGCATCCGCCCGTTTTGCGATTCCCTGTCCTAGCGTACCGAGACCGACGACACAGACCGGTTCGTGCTGGAGCGTGAACGGTTCGTCCCAATCGGGGCGATTCCACTCGCGGTCGGCCTGCTGGCGCGAAAAGACGTGGAGTCGGCGGGAAATGGAGAGCATCATCCCGAGCACGGATTCGCCGACGCTGGTGCCGTGAATGCCCGTGCTGTTCGTCAGAATGATACCTGCGTCTTCGAATTCGGAGAGCGGGAATCGGTCGTACCCCGCCTGAATCGAATGCACCCATTCCAGTCCGGAATCGAGCAGTCCGTCCCGGTGGGCGAAGGTGACCACGGCGTCACACTCCGCGAGTTCGTCCGGGTCGTCACCGACGACCACGACGTTCGGGTCGATAGACGAAAGCGCCTCGCGCAACTGCTCGGGTGGGAAGACGGCACCGACCGATTCGTGGATTCCGAGGTGGGAAATCTGCATGGACAGGGGTACCCACGGCACGGGAATGAATCTTCGGACAGTGGCAGAGTGGATGTGGCGAGTCATCAGCAGAGATTACTATCATCACGTTCGAATCGTCGGACGATGCCAGTGCGCGACGAGGTTGGTGACCTGCCGTTCGGGGACGAACCGTACACCGTCAAACGAAAGTTCCTCCGGGAGGAGT encodes:
- a CDS encoding dipeptide epimerase, translated to MDNRTTIQNAAVSALDLPLREPFEISLGTQHHANNLLVTVETENATGYGEGSPLTPVTGETQEAALATARAAVELLEGKNLADYRELIAEVRATFPGMVSALFAVETAILDAYCRERKTPLSELFGGSPRPVTTDLTISILPPEEANDRATRAVEEGFDSLKIKTGTTVERDVARVEAVHDAAPDAELAVDANQGWTPKETIRFAEELESRGIDCSLVEQPVPADDVTGLARARNAVSFPVAADEAVFTPEDAIRVIREDAADVINVKLGKSGLLAAADIASIAEAANVELMVGCMLESAIGIHTSAHLVAGIGSFSHVDLDGNLLLAEDVISTERGPEISIGGPGHGITPE
- the ddh gene encoding D-2-hydroxyacid dehydrogenase, which produces MQISHLGIHESVGAVFPPEQLREALSSIDPNVVVVGDDPDELAECDAVVTFAHRDGLLDSGLEWVHSIQAGYDRFPLSEFEDAGIILTNSTGIHGTSVGESVLGMMLSISRRLHVFSRQQADREWNRPDWDEPFTLQHEPVCVVGLGTLGQGIAKRADAIGMHVTGVRRSAESVPHVREVYANDDLHDAISEARFVALATPLTDATEGLMGAAEFEAMREDAYFINVARGKCADQNALISALESAEIAGAALDVFEEEPLPEESPLWEMDEVVVTPHVAAAEIDYYNHIAELVRENVQHIDADEEITNRVV
- a CDS encoding DUF1611 domain-containing protein, which produces MNLREAFDAPAPAIILAEGAFGTMDGKTANGVVMHSELFDAKAVIDSTHAGEDASDVLGRNDVENVPIVASTEEAIERAPDAEALVIGVAPAGGALPDEWVADIEEAIRDGLDVVSGLHVFLSDQSSWQSLADEHGIQLFDVRKPPEEDDLRVGDGNVDDADAKVVLTVGTDCAVGKRTTTFELYRAAKRAGLNAGWVATGQTGIMVGAHRGVVIDRVPADFTAGVVEDLVSAVAEDQDIVFVEGQAALTHRAYSGVTLSLLHGAWPDAVVLVAEPDRERRTHFEQWPVAGIETEIDLVTELSDATVAGISTWTDPEKAEYPVPAANVYHENGPENLLSSVREVL
- a CDS encoding DoxX family protein gives rise to the protein MSTIETVILLVQGLLGLIMLAAGIAKLIGIDLVVADFDRYGYPEWFRFVTGCIEAFGGLGLLVGLVFAPILAVLGGLLIVATMAGAILTHLFRVDDPLWRFVGPSIYLTIGLLVTRFHLLSF
- a CDS encoding helix-turn-helix domain-containing protein gives rise to the protein MVRVHLKVNIGADGDNWLAGVSTDFSDAEFKILTSQPVDDGVLELIEVTTSDGDAIIRRFDDAPEVRSYEVLHSSDGTVMIQLVFPMPSTYEARRSMGILPRFPIIIRDGWASGEQTTSQEQLSELTTELAAAHIPYEILSLTHSYDSNGLLTERQREVITEAVERGYYDSPRGCTLVELAEILGVNQSAASGVLHRAEGRIVTEFIS
- a CDS encoding FAD-binding oxidoreductase, with amino-acid sequence MATTATDETTIEQFREGIRGTLIRPDDAEYDDTRTIYNGMIDKHPGLIVQCANVGDVIVAVNFARENDFDTAIRSGGHSGPGLSLVDDGLVIDLSEMTGIRVDPDERTVRVEPGCTWGDVDYATHAFGLATVSGVISTTGVSGLTLGGGHGYLTRKYGLTIDNLLSADVVLADGRLVHASEDENPDLFWALRGGGGNFGVVVSFEYELHPVDTVTAGPLFWPIEELETTMRWYREWLPQAPEDVYAFYLVAEVPGDPFPPEIHGEKVCGLMWCCLGSEEQTEEMFQTARDVAEPLFEHVGEMPYPALQSMFDDLYPPGEQWYWKGDFVRELFDEAIEVHKRHAEMPTPKSTMHLYPIDGAAHDVGSDETAWNARDANWSMVIVGVDPDPENDGKIIKWARDYWHDLHPHTVGGSYINFMMEEGKDRIQATYGDNYERLREVKAEYDPDNFFHVNQNIEPAN